A portion of the Chelonia mydas isolate rCheMyd1 chromosome 23, rCheMyd1.pri.v2, whole genome shotgun sequence genome contains these proteins:
- the HIF3A gene encoding hypoxia-inducible factor 3-alpha isoform X1, whose translation MRAGPGLEWGATNPEVCLPAAPTFNEQNYPRAAVGPEVLGCAGSGLRASRSTTELRKEKSRDAARCRRSKETEVFYQLAHTLPFARGVSAHLDKASIMRLTISYLRMHKVITSEEWRGQPEQVDACYLKALDGFVMVLTEEGDMAYLSENVSKHLGLTQLELIGHSVFDFIHPCDQEELQDVLSPRQGFSKKKDVKTERSFSLRMKSTLTSRGRTVNLKSATWKVLHCAGHLRSYTPVREGPEEGEEGYAEPPLRCLVLICEAIPHPANIETPLDSSTFLSQHSMDMKFTYCDERIAEVAGYTPDELLGCSIYEYIHALDSDAVSKSIHTLLSKGQVVTGQYRFLAKSGGYLWAQTQATVISNSKNSQPESVVCVHFVLSQVEETGVVLSLEQTERQGEGRRLPPEPDPAHQANGSPEESEPDTGETILNLSFERHGPRLLAFLRPAHVSEGELQRDPRRFCSPDLHRLLGPIFDPPGARANGEGAPRARSSPRPPEAGLPPQDSAKSAAPAELLFDVENVQKLFASTQEAVETALQQDYEGFDLEMLAPYISMDDDFQLSSTDQPPWLAEKRGDPAAARGTGPPPPPASPPLRPRSSSFHGVSAREPDLPGLPRWGSETSLSQPRSLQPPEEEPMELEGPGSPPTAPLGGNHRDHPASHLGARKRALELNLEEEGADFLEAAPLKRAHGSEPDSFLLPSLNLGFLLSVEEGLNAGGPRGSMVLGRKLLALEEPMALLGDMLPFVVDGPALSQLALYDGEDEALEQSGGHFQPGEELLGELDQAT comes from the exons ATGAGAGCGGGTCCGGGGCTCGAGTGGGGGGCAACCAACCCCGAAGTTTGCCTTCCAGCCGCCCCGACCTTTAATGAACAAAATTATCCGAGGGCAGCTGTCGGGCCGGAGGTGCTGGGCTGTGCTGGGAGTGGGCTGCGCGCCAG CCGGTCTACGACGGAGCTGCGCAAGGAGAAGTCGCGGGACGCGGCGCGATGCCGGAGGAGCAAGGAGACCGAGGTGTTCTACCAGCTCGCCCACACCCTGCCCTTCGCCCGGGGGGTCAGTGCCCACCTGGACAAGGCCTCCATCATGCGCCTCACCATCAGCTACCTGCGGATGCACAAGGTCATCACCTCGG AGGAGTGGCGAGGGCAGCCGGAGCAGGTGGACGCCTGTTACCTGAAGGCCCTGGACGGTTTCGTCATGGTGCTGACGGAGGAGGGCGACATGGCTTACCTGTCGGAGAACGTCAGCAAGCACCTGGGGCTGACCCAg ctggagctgattGGACACAGCGTCTTCGATTTCATCCACCCCTGTGACCAGGAGGAGCTGCAGGATGTGCTGAGCCCCCGGCAGG GCTTCTCTAAGAAGAAGGACGTGAAGACCGAGCGCAGCTTCTCCCTGCGCATGAAGAGCACCCTGACCAGCAGGGGGCGCACTGTCAACCTCAAGTCGGCCACCTGGAAg GTGCTGCATTGTGCCGGCCACTTGCGGTCCTACACCCCAGTGCGGGAGGGcccagaggagggagaggaggggtaCGCGGAGCCCCCCCTGCGCTGCCTGGTGCTGATCTGCGAGGCCATCCCCCACCCCGCCAACATCGAAACCCCCCTGGACAGCAGCACCTTCCTCAGCCAGCACAGCATGGACATGAAATTCACCTACTGTGACGAGAG GATCGCGGAGGTGGCGGGGTACACGCCCGACGAGTTATTGGGCTGCTCCATCTATGAGTACATCCACGCCCTGGACTCCGACGCCGTCAGCAAGAGCATCCACACCC TGCTGAGCAAAGGGCAGGTGGTGACGGGCCAGTACCGCTTCCTAGCCAAGAGCGGGGGCTACCTGTGGGCCCAGACGCAGGCCACTGTTATCTCCAACAGCAAGAACTCCCAGCCCGAGAGTGTCGTCTGCGTCCACTTCGTCCTCAG CCAGGTGGAGGAGACGGGCGTGGTTCTGTCGCTGGAGCAGACCGAACGCCAGGGTGAGGGGCGGCGCCTGCCCCCGGAGCCCGACCCTGCCCACCAGGCCAACGGGAGCCCCGAGGAATCAGAGCCAGACACTGGGGAGACCATCCTCAACCTCAGCTTCG agcGGCATGGCCCCCGGCTCCTGGCCTTCCTGCGCCCGGCCCACGTGAGCGAGGGGGAGCTGCAGCGTGACCCGCGCCGGTTCTGCAGTCCCGACTTGCACCGGCTGCTGGGGCCCATCTTCGACCCGCCTGGAGCCCGCGCCAATGGGGAGGGGGCCCCGCGGGCACGgtcctccccccgcccgcccgagGCCGGCTTGCCGCCCCAGGACTCTGCCAAGAGTGCCGCCCCG gCCGAGCTGCTCTTTGACGTGGAGAACGTGCAGAAGCTCTTCGCCTCCACCCAGGAGGCCGTGGAGACGGCACTGCAG CAGGATTACGAAGGGTTCGACCTGGAGATGCTGGCTCCGTACATCTCGATGGACGACGATTTCCAGCTCAGCAGCACCGACCAGCCCCCATGGCTGGCCGAGAAACGGGGTGATCCTGCCGCGGCCAGGGGAACAGGTCCCCCGCCACCACCTGCCTCGCCCCCATTGCGTCCTCGCTCCAGCAGCTTCCATGGGGTGTCTGCCCGCGAACCCGACCTACCCGGCCTGCCCCGCTGGGGCAGCGAGACCAGCCTGAGCCAGCCCcggtccctccagcccccagaagAGGAGCCCATGGAGCTGGAAGGGCCTGGGTCACCACCGACAGCGCCCCTAGGGGGCAACCACAGGGATCACCCAGCCTCACACCTGGGAGCTAGGAAGAG ggCCTTGGAGCTAaacctggaggaggaaggggctgaCTTCCTGGAGGCGGCGCCCCTAAAACGTGCCCATGGCTCCGAGCCCGACAGCTTCCTCCTGCCTTCCCTTAACCTG ggttTCCTGCTGAGTGTGGAGGAGGGGCTGAACGCCGGGGGCCCCCGGGGCAGCATGGTGCTAGGGCGGAAGCTGCTGGCCCTGGAGGAACCAATGG ccctgctgggCGACATGCTGCCCTTCGTGGTGGATGGTCCAGCGCTCTCCCAGCTGGCCCTGTACGACGGCGAGGATGAGGCCTTGGAGCAGAGCGGGGGGCACTTCCAGCCAGGCGAAGAGCTCCTGGGGGAGCTGGACCAGGCCACCTGA